Part of the Zingiber officinale cultivar Zhangliang chromosome 6A, Zo_v1.1, whole genome shotgun sequence genome, ggtactcctaggcatatgtctagtagttttgggattcctatctaggtttcccttaaccttagatgagttgatcctagggttggctttcctagtgttatccttatctaggctcacatgtttggcacctaagcatgtgtatcgatttctataattatcatgcttatcattattgtcaattgcaatcaaactactagcatgcatcttactagtattacaataatgtgccttagagattaccttagggtttgccttagctccccctatacatgtgctcgatctcttgtccttgtgagattgcctccccctcggacattggctcctatagtgtccccttcgcttgcattggaagcacaccacgtgctccttgcccttgcgtgttgggactccggcttccttgacctttggcgccggtggagtctttctaaccctctttggacatttactcttgtaatgtccaaattccctacactcaaagcacattatgtgtaatttgctagaaactaaatgacttgagttacctagagttgaggatggatgaacgctctctccttcatcccttccggaggtagacgcttcttcttcttgctccgaacttgaagaagaactctcctcctcttcttctttagatgttgagtagccctcaacttctaaatccatccctccatgatgtgaactccttggctcgcttgactcctcttcatggcttgaagtggagttctcctcatggaactttgccaagttgttccacaactccttggcatcgttatatccacctatcctacacaaaacatcattaggtaaagaaaattcaaaaattttcaatacctcatcgttgactagggattgatggacttgttccttggtccactccttcttctctagggtttctcctttcttgtccatcggaggcttgaaacctaattgaacacaactccaattttcaaggttagtcataagaaagtacttcattcttaccttccaaaacgcgaagtcgtcgcgatcatagaaaggtggaatggtgatgtcttctccgagttgatccatctctagcttgtgctccctcaggtgttaatccggcgaagagcgacctcgctctgataccacttgttaggatcgatggacgcggctagagagggggggtgtgaatagccgaccccaaatcgttcgtttctttctacaaattagggttagcgcagcggaaaataaaacaatagaaacaaagacaagaagatcaaacctcaacgcgtcgatgtaacgaggttcggagatgaaactcctactcctcggcgtgtccgtaaggtggacgaagcctaccaatccgtcggtggatgagaccccggaaacccggctaataatcactccttctgggtggagaaacctcgccacaatgtcttgcaacagcaagataaacaggagtacaagaatacagcaagaaactaagtacaatacaaaagtgtaataaccctagcttgccttcttgtcgactggatgaagcagcaacttcacgggaatccaaccacagcaccaacCGTCCAGTTGAAGTccccagccgaggaagctcacgcgaagcttcagcgaagaagagctcaacaaagctcaagcagaaatacttcagcagtcagtaggaagaagaggaagaagtaaaaaaactctgtagtgcctctcgatccttttataacctctgatatcctgagccaacctgtgaACCTGCAAGgaaaaaaggccagaacacagacgcccgaaatagcctagccgttgagtcacaacggctaggcctggaccgatcaggctctagcctgatcggtccagagcctatctgattggtcatggggaccgatcaggccctaggctgatcggtccccagaccgatcagctgttccttcccgagcctgttgcctccttctgatcggccttctgatcggtctccagaccgatcagataacacacagaagctcactgtgtggttactgatcggtcaccagaccgatcactcgtatcgctggatcggtctgcagaccgatccagatgcccAGTGtaccactggatcgatccactgatcgatccagagcttggtttttgcccaaaccaagtcccaagtctcccaaaccaacatccggtcaaccttgacctgttggtacatcatgcttagcatccggtcactcccttgacctgctaagactcccaccaagtgtccggtcaatccctttgacccacttggacttttctcttcgtgccaagtatccggtcactcccttgaccttcttgaccttcacaacaccagatgtccgatcagccttgatccatctggatttttccttgcccggcttcactcaccaggacttcccaactacctggcttcactcaccaggactttcaccaactgcctggcttcactcaccaggactttcaccaactgcctggcttcactcaccaggactttcactttcacctagcttcactcactagggttttcacctggcttcactcaccaggatttccaatctgcctggcttcactcaccaggacttttccgtctgcctggcttcactcaccaggactttctatctgccttcctggtctagagaacgagctaccgagccctctctgatctagtccggagaacgagctaccgagccctttccgacttcgtcaggtccagagaacgagctaccgagccctctctgacctagtccggagaacgagctaccgagccctcttcgacttcgtccggtccagagaacgagctaccgagccctctccgacctagtctggagaacgagctaccgagccctctccgacttccacatgccaagttcccatacttggacttttcccatgccaagctccctgcttggacttttcaccatgccaaactccctgcttggacttctcccatgccaagctccctgcttggacttttcggtgccaagtcaactcacctcgggtcaaccaggtcaactttgaccaagggttgcacccacaacctcccaagtttctgttcttgtcaaacatcaagatacaacttgagtcaggtcaactcgagtcagatcaattaggtcaaccttgacctaaggttgtaccaacaatctcccatcaaaatacaactcttctgttcttgtcaaacatcaaaatacaactcgagtcaggtcaactcgagtcgggtcaaccaggtcaaccttgacctaaggttgcaccaacactaatggaagaagaactcatctagtggaAGCCTGTATTTATCTTATTGTTCTACATTTaataataaagacaaacattttgttttgattattgtacatacttaaagttcaaaacactAATGGAAATTTATAAGTTTGTTTGACACTCTAActgtgatatcatcatttactactgCTGTTTAGCATTTGGTATTTGTAAATATGTTAaagattccttttggaatcataaagttgatcatgatttgctattgcagtttagcataaagcattttgcaaatatgatctgacctcttttgaggtcatcttaggaccagttggaaattgacatgtattgatcacatttcatgtaatttccactctacacatccacatcttgatctatgtcattaatgatattggtattgtgattactgttggaccttgttacgatcatatatagtagttatgacctctttagtcctataccaataaaattaatggaccaAATTGTTTACAGGGGAATTTTATaccaataaagtttgatatcaactaaagttttacttgtatttcacatacaactcacatataacccaagtgggagattgttggatataattatccctatttgGTGGGCTTATATGTAAGTTGCACACATGAATACGAtccgaaccctttaaagtgatctaacttatgtctagtgGGTATGAGTTTCGGGTAATTGGATATGGATCTGATATGTATAGAACCTATAGTCCCAccgcatctattatcatcgaTGGGCTGATAATATATGTGCACTATATAATAGGTTGGCCCCCAGAGGATTAGGGTAATCTTGAGACGTCTCTTCAttccccattgacgaagagaATCCGACGccgtcaaccctaactcctccggAAGACCTATCTTTTCTTTCCGCTGCTTCTTCTTCCATGGGATTGTTGGATCGACGAGCTCTGCACGAAGAACCATGACAATTCCACTACATTCAGGTTCTTTGTAATTACagtatttatttccttatgtcGTGTTCTCAatgaaacgaagatccatgctcatatgttcttgtttttcctattcgaattcttaCTTTGATTGTCGGCTTAGGTTTTACGAGAACCATCATATTTATGAAcaatatttataataatattcatcaatataatttttatcaaaatattaagtaaataaaaataaaaaaataaattcctaTTATTAAACTTAATATAATAACTGAtcaacaaatttaaaatatacaaatttcaAACAAAATTCAATTAAGAGCAACGAAGCCTTTAGTTAAACTTAAATCAAGCTTacgttaaaaagaaaataaagtcaAATCTAAATAATCATTTTAATTACTTAATTTATTTAGATTTAACTTAACTCAAGATAAAAACTATTTAACAAAACCAAAGCAACAACACATCTATATATATCCACAGTCCGATAAATAAGAATTAATTACAAATAAAACCAAGATGgattataatttattaatttaatttttcaaatcctTTGATTTATTATTCCAGAATTATGGAGATTGGACTCCTCACCACACGCCTCGTCGGAGAAACCCACCTCAACTGCCCTTCGACCGCCGGTGTCGACGCGCCTTGGTGACTCCGTTGGAAACTGATCCTAAAGCTCTTCTTCGCCTTAACCTTCTCGAAGGTTAACATTCTTGGAACCACGCTGGCCGAAACTACGTCAGGCACGTCCAACTTCGCGTAGTACGTTGCTGTCGCCTCACCGACGTTGGTCACCGTCCTCGTGAAGGTCACTGTCCTTGTCTGGTTCGCCGGCAATCGAACGGTGATGGAAGGGTAGTTGAGCTCTCCTTCCGGAATGTTCTTGATCGACGAGCAGTTGATATTTCGGTGGACAATGACACGCACGTCGGAGTCACTGTAGCCGAGTCCGCAGAGGTAAGAATAATAATCCTCCGGAGAGATGTCGTAGATGAGCCCTGGGTTGAGGACCTTTAGCGGCTTGACGTGGCCAGAGCCGACCGCGAAAAGGTCGGCTGGAAGATTCCTCTCGTCGGAGATGGAGTTGTTAGTGTTGTCTTTCACATAGGCGGTCGTCATTATGGCGGATTTGATGGCGGCAGGCGACCAATCGGGATGGACTTTCTTAATAAGTGCGGCGATGCCGGAGAGATGGGGGCAGGACATGGAGGTGCCGGAGATGACGTTGAATTTTTGTGTGTTCCAAGCGGCGAGGACGCTGACACCGGGGCCGGTGATATCGGGCTTGAGGATTCCCGGCGTGATCTGGCTGGGCCCGCGGGAGGAGAATGAAGTTATCGCCGGAGAGCGGGGTGCATGTGTAATGGTGCCGTTGAAGACGATGGTGGCCGTCGGGTTCGAGGAGGAGTTGATGTAAGCCTTGATCTTAAGTCCATAGGCGTAGGGAATATGCGACGCCGGCAACGCGTGAACATCTGCAAGAGTGCTGTAGCCGTCTTGCGGTTGATTGACGAGAACCATGCCAACACCGCCGGCTTGCTTGACGACTTCCCCCTTCTCGATCCGTCCGTTGACGCCGCGGTCGCAGAGCACAATCTTTCCCTTCACGTCGATACCGTCAAGGGAACCTTTGAGACATAAGGTGGAAGCGCCGCCAGGGAACACGAGAGGATACTTCTTCGATGAGAATCCCTGCGGCTGGTAGATGCTTTCCCCACGGAACTCGCTGCCGTCGCCGAGCTTTACGGTGGCCAAGAACTCACGGTCCATGGTGCTAGCCGCCACCGTGAGCAACCACGGCGCGTCATTGGATACGGTGGAATTAGACGGCCCCGAGTTGCCCGCCGAGCAGCTGACAAAGACTCCCCTAGTCATGGCGTTAAAACCGCCGATCGCGATAGGGTCCAAGTAGAATGGCCTAGGGTCGCCACCGAGCGAGAGTGAGAGCACATCGACACCGTCCTCCACCGCGGCGTCCATGCCGGCGAGAATGTCCTGCCCCTGACACTCGTCCTCTGAGCAAACCTTATAAATGGCGAGATGCGCGCGGG contains:
- the LOC121995154 gene encoding subtilisin-like protease 4, which codes for MASICFFFLFVSFLFYCGGGAASDQERKAYIIHVEVPSGVSSHDFGDYSLLLKSVAGTLEIEEDDAASRVIHSYRNVMTGFSAMLTEREVAAISKVDWLLRAVPSLVYRPLTTHSPLFLGLRHRTHSVWNATNMGEGVIIGVLDSGVTPGHPSYSGRGMPPPPAKWKGRCDFGNASSSAKKFCNNKLIGARSFISYKGSASMDSPIDKDGHGTHTSSTAAGAFVKGANVYGEARGLAAGMAPRAHLAIYKVCSEDECQGQDILAGMDAAVEDGVDVLSLSLGGDPRPFYLDPIAIGGFNAMTRGVFVSCSAGNSGPSNSTVSNDAPWLLTVAASTMDREFLATVKLGDGSEFRGESIYQPQGFSSKKYPLVFPGGASTLCLKGSLDGIDVKGKIVLCDRGVNGRIEKGEVVKQAGGVGMVLVNQPQDGYSTLADVHALPASHIPYAYGLKIKAYINSSSNPTATIVFNGTITHAPRSPAITSFSSRGPSQITPGILKPDITGPGVSVLAAWNTQKFNVISGTSMSCPHLSGIAALIKKVHPDWSPAAIKSAIMTTAYVKDNTNNSISDERNLPADLFAVGSGHVKPLKVLNPGLIYDISPEDYYSYLCGLGYSDSDVRVIVHRNINCSSIKNIPEGELNYPSITVRLPANQTRTVTFTRTVTNVGEATATYYAKLDVPDVVSASVVPRMLTFEKVKAKKSFRISFQRSHQGASTPAVEGQLRWVSPTRRVVRSPISIILE